The proteins below come from a single Argentina anserina chromosome 1, drPotAnse1.1, whole genome shotgun sequence genomic window:
- the LOC126783277 gene encoding uncharacterized protein LOC126783277 isoform X3, with protein sequence MAWSFVFSPLLELCISKMCRDIEKHNSLSTLPRDVSQQIFHELVCSQSLSEGSLKAFRDCALEDVGLGDYPCVEDSWMDVICSQGASLLSVDLSGSEVTDAGLDLLKDCLNLQSLIYDYCDRVSEHGLKHISGLSNLKCLSFKRSSAITAEGMCTFSSLFNLEKLDLERCPEIHGGFVHLQGLTKLKSLNVRCCNCITDSDLKAISGLTNLNELQLSNCNITDSGISYLKGLHKLNILNLEGCNVTSACLESISALVALAYLNLNRCKLSDEGCDKFSGLTNLKFLSLGFNNITDASLVHLKGLTNLESLNLDSCKIGDEGLSYLSGFELLKNLELSDTEVGRNGISHLSGLKNLEKLNLSFTLVTDSSLKKLNGLTSLKSLNLDARQITDDGLAAITGLTNLTHLDLFGAQISDSGANVLKHFKNLQSLEICGGLLTDTGVKNLKDLDCLTWLNLSQNCKLTDKSLEVISGLTALVSLNISNSCITDEGLQYLKPLKNLQSLTLESSMVTASEIRKLQTTSLLNLISFRP encoded by the exons ATGGCTTGGAGCTTCGTCTTTTCGCCGC TCCTGGAATTATGCATTTCCAAAATGTGCAGG GACATTGAGAAACATAATTCGCTGTCGACGCTGCCGAGGGATGTGAGCCAGCAGATATTTCACGAATTGGTGTGTTCGCAGTCTCTCAGTGAGGGGTCTCTCAAGGCGTTTAGAGATTGCGCACTCGAG GATGTTGGTTTGGGGGATTACCCTTGTGTGGAAGATAGTTGGATGGATGTCATCTGTTCACAAGGCGCGTCTCTGTTATCTGTTGATCTTTCTGGCTCCGAGGTGACGGACGCTGGATTGGATCTTCTAAAAGACTGCTTGAACCTGCAGTCATTAATTTATGATTACTGTGACCGTGTTTCAGAACATGGACTTAAGCACATCAGCG GTCTTTCAAATTTGAAGTGCTTGAGTTTTAAAAGGAGCAGTGCAATTACTGCTGAAGGGATGTGTACTTTCTCCAGCCTTTTTAACTTAGAAAAGTTGGACTTGGAGAGGTGTCCAGAGATTCATGGTGGCTTTGTTCATCTACAAG GATTGACAAAGTTAAAGTCCCTTAATGTTAGATGTTGTAATTGCATCACGGACTCCGACTTAAAGGCCATCTCAG GGCTGACAAACCTGAATGAATTGCAGTTGTCCAACTGTAACATTACTGATTCAGGAATCTCTTATTTGAAAG GCTTGCACAAGCTTAATATCTTGAACTTAGAGGGATGCAATGTTACTTCTGCATGTTTGGAATCTATTTCAG CACTTGTTGCACTGGCTTACTTGAATCTCAACAGATGCAAATTATCAGATGAGGGATGTGATAAATTTTCTG GCCTTACGAACTTGAAGTTTTTGAGCTTGGGATTCAACAATATTACAGATGCAAGTTTAGTGCATCTAAAAG GTTTGACAAATTTGGAGAGCTTGAACCTGGATTCTTGTAAGATAGGTGACGAGGGGCTATCGTACTTGTCAG GGTTTGAACTCTTaaagaatttggagttgtCTGATACTGAAGTTGGACGCAATGGGATCAGTCATCTCTCAG GGTTAAAGAATCTGGAAAAATTAAACTTGTCATTCACCCTGGTAACTGACAGTAGTCTGAAAAAGTTAAATGGACTGACATCTCTCAAATCACTTAATTTGGATGCTCGTCAAATTACTGATGATGGACTTGCAGCTATTACAG GTCTTACAAATTTGACGCATCTGGATCTCTTTGGTGCTCAGATTTCAGACTCTGGAGCAAACGTTCTAAAAC ACTTCAAGAACCTTCAATCTCTTGAAATATGTGGTGGATTATTGACTGATACTGGTGTGAAGAATCTCAAAGATCTCGACTGTCTTACATGGCTGAATTTGTCGCAAAACTGCAAGTTAACAGATAAATCCTTGGAAGTGATTTCTG GATTGACTGCACTGGTGTCATTAAACATTTCAAATTCATGCATCACGGATGAAGGATTGCAGTATTTAAAGCCTTTGAAGAATCTACAATCCTTAACCTTGGAGTCTAGTATGGTGACTGCATCTGAAATTAGGAAGCTACAGACTACTTCCCTCCTTAATCTGATAAGCTTTCGACCCTAA
- the LOC126797940 gene encoding uncharacterized protein LOC126797940, with the protein MAKVKIAGTWSGVLEVELDDWTVPMLREEVAKRSNCDPGSINLICAGRVLKDGDGSESLTQLGVKNNAKILASRVCAQEGKSLGQELMAETERAQRLARVKAAATAMSKRHVDGSLPIEDFNLVLEDQSGKKVQMGTETDQRAIMMGLMLHTNAKQLIKAHNYKDALEVLSMGEEAFSLCDPKVLELVDNPSILQIDMVWCYFMLRDINWLSVAGIRLEKAREGLERSYGRDSSRARLLQAGRYPECALYLRLELLEGVVAYHSGQVDKSMKVLTSAQEKFIQLQVPDESLSLVMSMGFRERDAKRALRMSNQDVSSAVDFLVDQKAKRAQKREDDIRRRNEIMEQKKYGTTPLKKAVDIEKLNQLVSIGFEKVLAAEALRRNENDSEKALDDLTNPETNSSIQQHLESRKNKRQRQAVDASVEALVRMGFDRSLAVQALRGGGTMDQAIHQLLSGQAPDLTNANGQSDAIPEVDASNISQSDAATDMANSLASMLDNQNGLLGGPSTSNASERDTEMESELAEELAQGDAFTDYDIEVTREGEAISEYLALLTSAGTN; encoded by the exons ATGGCGAAAGTGAAGATTGCAGGGACATGGTCGGGTGTGTTGGAGGTCGAATTGGACGACTGGACCGTGCCCATGTTGCGTGAAGAGGTTGCAAAGCGATCCAACTGCGACCCCGGTTCGATCAATCTGATATGCGCCGGCCGGGTTTTGAAGGACGGCGACGGCAGTGAGAGTTTGACCCAGTTGGGTGTTAAGAACAACGCCAAGATTCTGGCGAGCCGGGTTTGTGCTCAGGAGGGTAAGTCTCTTGGTCAGGAGTTGATGGCTGAAACCGAACGCGCTCAGAGACTGGCTCGAGTCAA GGCGGCTGCGACCGCGATGTCCAAGAGGCATGTTGATGGTTCTTTGCCGATTGAAGATTTCAATTTAGTACTTGAGGATCAGAGTGGGAAGAAAGTGCAAATGGGAACGGAGACTGATCAGCG GGCAATCATGATGGGCCTGATGCTTCATACCAATGCAAAGCAACTGATTAAAGCACATAATTACAAAGATGCATTGGAAGTGCTCAGCATGGGGGAG GAGGCTTTCTCTCTGTGTGATCCAAAGGTTCTTGAG CTGGTCGACAATCCTTCTATACTGCAAATCGATATGGTTTGGTGCTATTTCATGCTTAGAGACATCAACTGGCTATCAGTGGCAGGAATTCGCCTTGAGAAAGCCAGAGAAGGGCTTGAACGATCTTATGGAAGGGACTCTTCTCGTGCTAGACTCCTTCAGGCAGGTCGCTATCCAGAGTGTGCACT ATATTTGAGACTGGAGCTGCTGGAAGGGGTTGTGGCATATCATAGTGGACAGGTTGATAAGTCAATGAAGGTGTTGACTTCTGCACAAGAGAAGTTCATTCAG CTTCAGGTGCCGGATGAATCTCTTTCTCTTGTGATGAGCATGGGCTTTAGAGAAAGAGATGCAAAAAGGGCACTGAGGATGAGCAATCAAGATGTGTCCAGTGCTGTTGATTTTCTCGTTGACCAAAAAGCGAAAAGAGCCCAAAAACGGGAAGATGATATTCGGCGGCGAAATGAAATTAT GGAGCAAAAGAAGTATGGTACCACACCCCTCAAGAAAGCTGTGGATATCGAGAAATTGAATCAACTGGTCTCCATTGG GTTTGAAAAGGTACTTGCTGCTGAAGCACTTCGAAGAAATGAGAATGACAGTGAGAAGGCACTGGATGATTTGACAAATCCAGAGACCAATTCTTCCATTCAG CAACATCTTGAATCAAGGAAAAATAAGCGACAGCGACAAGCAGTAGATGCTTCAGTTGAAGCTCTTGTACGCATGGGCTTTGACAGATCATTAG CGGTTCAAGCTTTGCGGGGTGGTGGGACAATGGACCAGGCAATCCATCAACTGCTCTCGGGACAGGCACCAGACCTCACAAATGCAAATGGCCAATCCGATGCAATCCCAGAAGTTGATGCGAGCAACATTAGCCAATCTGATGCTGCTACTGACATGGCAAATTCTCTTGCTTCAATGCTTGATAATCAAAATGGTCTACTCGGAGGTCCTTCAACTTCTAATGCATCAGAGCGTGATACAGAAATGGAAAGTGAACTTGCTGAAGAACTAGCACAAGGAGATGCATTCACCGACTATGACATTGAAGTTACCAGAGAGGGTGAGGCCATAAGCGAGTACTTGGCTCTACTGACTTCAGCTGGAACAAACTGA
- the LOC126785596 gene encoding protein PHOX1-like produces the protein MMGKQSGKKKKSSCDSPKTSNSNENSPKIQDKDTEVFIAMSHELKDEGNKLFQKRNHEGAMLKYEKALRLLPRNHIDVSYLRSNMAACYMQMGLSEYPRAINECNLALEVTPKYSKALLKRAKCYEALNRLDLALRDVCTVLNMEPNNIMAMEVAERVKDVLEKKGLRVTDTVIELPPDYVEPSNNVLSGKVTKSKSRKKKGNKDEDKKGQEDNIEENTEDKIEEKKAVEITEEMKSVFIAEEMKSVDIGEEDKDVEIAEEKKAEVKVVVEEKITTVEEVPKRSVKLVLGEDIRWAQLPVNCTLLELREVIRDRFPRSRAVLIKYRDQEGDLVTITTNEELRWAEESVESEGSVRLYIVEVSPDQDPFFEKLKVEAHMLNYGAKNGTMVKHRDMKGLPCIEDWIIDFAQLFKNYAGFESDAYLDLHELGMKFYSEAMEETVTSEEAQDIFDTAGEKFQEMGALALFNWGNVHMARARKKVYITEDSTKESIILIIKTAYEWAQKEYMEAGRRYEEALHIKPDFYEGYLALAQQQFEQAKLSWYYAISSSVDLETWPSTEVLRLYNNAEDNMEKGMQLWEEAEEQRLSQLSSPTSGKTRLQKMGLDGIVKDISTNEAAEQATNMRSQINLLWGTMLYERSIVEFKLGLPVWHECLEVAVEKFGLAGATSTDIAVMVKNHYSNDKALEGLGFKIDEIIQAWNEMYEAKKWQSGIPSFRLEPLLRRRVSKLYSALENALLDNNE, from the exons ATGATGGGGAAACAAagtgggaagaagaagaaaagttcATGTGATAGTCCAAAGACAAGCAATAGTAATGAAAATAGTCCGAAAATCCAAGATAAGGATACAGAAGTTTTCATTGCAATGTCTCATGAATTGAAGGATGAGGGGAATAAGTTGTTTCAGAAAAGGAATCATGAAGGAGCTATGTTGAAGTATGAGAAAGCCCTTAGATTGCTTCCGAGAAATCACATTGATGTGTCGTATCTTCGAAGTAATATGGCGGCTTGTTATATGCAGATGGGGCTGAGTGAGTATCCCAGGGCTATCAATGAGTGTAATTTGGCTCTTGAAGTTACACCTAAGTATAGTAAGGCACTGCTGAAGAGGGCAAAGTGTTATGAGGCTTTGAATAGGTTGGATTTGGCTCTGAGAGATGTTTGTACCGTGCTGAACATGGAACCGAACAATATCATGGCAATGGAGGTTGCAGAAAGAGTGAAAGATGTGTTAGAGAAGAAGGGACTGAGGGTGACTGACACGGTGATTGAGTTGCCTCCTGATTATGTTGAACCAAGTAACAATGTCCTTTCAGGGAAAGTAACAAAATCGAAGAGTCGGAAGAAGAAAGGGAACAAAGATGAAGACAAGAAAGGTCAGGAGGACAATATTGAGGAGAATACTGAAGACAAGATTGAGGAGAAGAAAGCTGTAGAAATAACTGAGGAAATGAAATCTGTGTTTATAGCTGAGGAAATGAAGTCTGTGGATATAGGCGAGGAAGATAAGGATGTGGAAATAGCTGAGGAAAAGAAGGCAGAGGTGAAAGTAGTTGTAGAGGAAAAGATCACTACAGTGGAAGAAGTGCCGAAAAGAAGTGTGAAATTGGTGTTGGGAGAGGACATAAGATGGGCTCAATTGCCAGTAAATTGCACCCTGTTGGAACTAAGGGAGGTAATCCGTGATCGGTTTCCGAGATCAAGAGCAGTTCTTATCAAATATAGAGACCAAGAAGGTGATTTGGTCACTATCACTACTAATGAAGAGCTGAGATGGGCTGAAGAATCAGTAGAATCAGAAGGCTCAGTTAGGCTATACATAGTAGAAGTTAGCCCTGATCAGGATCCTTTCTTTGAGAAACTGAAAGTTGAAGCGCACATGCTTAACTATGGAGCCAAGAATGGGACCATGGTAAAACACAGGGACATGAAGGGGTTACCTTGCATTGAGGATTGGATCATTGATTTTGCTCAGCTGTTCAAGAACTATGCTGGGTTTGAATCTGATGCATACTTGGATCTCCATGAACTTGGGATGAAGTTTTACTCTGAGGCTATGGAGGAGACTGTTACTAGTGAAGAAGCTCAAGACATTTTTGACACAGCAGGAGAGAAGTTCCAGGAAATGGGAGCTTTGGCattgttcaattggggaaaTGTTCACATGGCCAGGGCAAGGAAGAAGGTATACATCACAGAAGATTCTACCAAAGAATCTATTATTTTGATCATTAAAACTGCATATGAATGGGCACAGAAAGAATACATGGAAGCTGGAAGGAGATATGAAGAAGCCTTGCACATCAAACCCGATTTCTATGAAGGTTATCTTGCCCTTGCGCAGCAGCAGTTTGAACAGGCTAAACTATCTTGGTATTATGCAATTAGCAGCAGTGTTGATCTGGAGACTTGGCCATCTACAGAGGTTCTAAGACTTTATAACAATGCCGAAGACAACATGGAAAAGGGCATGCAGCTGTGGGAGGAAGCTGAAGAGCAAAGGTTGAGTCAACTCTCCAGTCCAACTAGTGGTAAAACTCGGTTGCAGAAAATGGGTTTGGATGGCATTGTCAAAGATATATCAACTAATGAAGCTGCAGAACAAGCTACAAACATGAGGTCTCAGATAAACCTTCTGTGGGGCACCATGCTCTATGAGCGATCCATTGTGGAGTTCAAATTGGGTCTACCTGTATGGCATGAATGCTTGGAAGTTGCAGTTGAGAAGTTTGGACTTGCTGGGGCTACTTCAACCGATATAGCTGTTATGGTCAAAAACCACTATTCAAATGATAAAGCATTGGAAG GTCTAGGATTCAAGATTGATGAGATAATACAAGCCTGGAATGAGATGTATGAGGCTAAAAAGTGGCAGAGTGGAATTCCATCGTTTCGTTTAGAGCCATTACTTCGGCGGAGAGTTTCAAAACTTTATTCTGCTTTGGAAAATGCTTTATTAGACAACAATGAATAG
- the LOC126783277 gene encoding uncharacterized protein LOC126783277 isoform X2, translating to MMGSICSRKRDQPVVEEQVGRAVVSGRYCRTSSSKWLGASSFRRHAVEQLPGAAGKGICPPLLELCISKMCRDIEKHNSLSTLPRDVSQQIFHELVCSQSLSEGSLKAFRDCALEDVGLGDYPCVEDSWMDVICSQGASLLSVDLSGSEVTDAGLDLLKDCLNLQSLIYDYCDRVSEHGLKHISGLSNLKCLSFKRSSAITAEGMCTFSSLFNLEKLDLERCPEIHGGFVHLQGLTKLKSLNVRCCNCITDSDLKAISGLTNLNELQLSNCNITDSGISYLKGLHKLNILNLEGCNVTSACLESISALVALAYLNLNRCKLSDEGCDKFSGLTNLKFLSLGFNNITDASLVHLKGLTNLESLNLDSCKIGDEGLSYLSGFELLKNLELSDTEVGRNGISHLSGLKNLEKLNLSFTLVTDSSLKKLNGLTSLKSLNLDARQITDDGLAAITGLTNLTHLDLFGAQISDSGANVLKRLTALVSLNISNSCITDEGLQYLKPLKNLQSLTLESSMVTASEIRKLQTTSLLNLISFRP from the exons ATGATGGGGAGTATATGCTCCAGAAAGAGAGACCAGCCGGTGGTTGAAGAACAAGTTGGCAGAGCTGTAGTGTCTGGGAGATATTGCAGAACTAGCAGCTCCAAATGGCTTGGAGCTTCGTCTTTTCGCCGCCACGCTGTAGAACAGCTTCCAGGAGCGGCGGGCAAAGGCATTTGCCCGCCGCTCCTGGAATTATGCATTTCCAAAATGTGCAGG GACATTGAGAAACATAATTCGCTGTCGACGCTGCCGAGGGATGTGAGCCAGCAGATATTTCACGAATTGGTGTGTTCGCAGTCTCTCAGTGAGGGGTCTCTCAAGGCGTTTAGAGATTGCGCACTCGAG GATGTTGGTTTGGGGGATTACCCTTGTGTGGAAGATAGTTGGATGGATGTCATCTGTTCACAAGGCGCGTCTCTGTTATCTGTTGATCTTTCTGGCTCCGAGGTGACGGACGCTGGATTGGATCTTCTAAAAGACTGCTTGAACCTGCAGTCATTAATTTATGATTACTGTGACCGTGTTTCAGAACATGGACTTAAGCACATCAGCG GTCTTTCAAATTTGAAGTGCTTGAGTTTTAAAAGGAGCAGTGCAATTACTGCTGAAGGGATGTGTACTTTCTCCAGCCTTTTTAACTTAGAAAAGTTGGACTTGGAGAGGTGTCCAGAGATTCATGGTGGCTTTGTTCATCTACAAG GATTGACAAAGTTAAAGTCCCTTAATGTTAGATGTTGTAATTGCATCACGGACTCCGACTTAAAGGCCATCTCAG GGCTGACAAACCTGAATGAATTGCAGTTGTCCAACTGTAACATTACTGATTCAGGAATCTCTTATTTGAAAG GCTTGCACAAGCTTAATATCTTGAACTTAGAGGGATGCAATGTTACTTCTGCATGTTTGGAATCTATTTCAG CACTTGTTGCACTGGCTTACTTGAATCTCAACAGATGCAAATTATCAGATGAGGGATGTGATAAATTTTCTG GCCTTACGAACTTGAAGTTTTTGAGCTTGGGATTCAACAATATTACAGATGCAAGTTTAGTGCATCTAAAAG GTTTGACAAATTTGGAGAGCTTGAACCTGGATTCTTGTAAGATAGGTGACGAGGGGCTATCGTACTTGTCAG GGTTTGAACTCTTaaagaatttggagttgtCTGATACTGAAGTTGGACGCAATGGGATCAGTCATCTCTCAG GGTTAAAGAATCTGGAAAAATTAAACTTGTCATTCACCCTGGTAACTGACAGTAGTCTGAAAAAGTTAAATGGACTGACATCTCTCAAATCACTTAATTTGGATGCTCGTCAAATTACTGATGATGGACTTGCAGCTATTACAG GTCTTACAAATTTGACGCATCTGGATCTCTTTGGTGCTCAGATTTCAGACTCTGGAGCAAACGTTCTAAAAC GATTGACTGCACTGGTGTCATTAAACATTTCAAATTCATGCATCACGGATGAAGGATTGCAGTATTTAAAGCCTTTGAAGAATCTACAATCCTTAACCTTGGAGTCTAGTATGGTGACTGCATCTGAAATTAGGAAGCTACAGACTACTTCCCTCCTTAATCTGATAAGCTTTCGACCCTAA
- the LOC126783277 gene encoding uncharacterized protein LOC126783277 isoform X1, with protein MMGSICSRKRDQPVVEEQVGRAVVSGRYCRTSSSKWLGASSFRRHAVEQLPGAAGKGICPPLLELCISKMCRDIEKHNSLSTLPRDVSQQIFHELVCSQSLSEGSLKAFRDCALEDVGLGDYPCVEDSWMDVICSQGASLLSVDLSGSEVTDAGLDLLKDCLNLQSLIYDYCDRVSEHGLKHISGLSNLKCLSFKRSSAITAEGMCTFSSLFNLEKLDLERCPEIHGGFVHLQGLTKLKSLNVRCCNCITDSDLKAISGLTNLNELQLSNCNITDSGISYLKGLHKLNILNLEGCNVTSACLESISALVALAYLNLNRCKLSDEGCDKFSGLTNLKFLSLGFNNITDASLVHLKGLTNLESLNLDSCKIGDEGLSYLSGFELLKNLELSDTEVGRNGISHLSGLKNLEKLNLSFTLVTDSSLKKLNGLTSLKSLNLDARQITDDGLAAITGLTNLTHLDLFGAQISDSGANVLKHFKNLQSLEICGGLLTDTGVKNLKDLDCLTWLNLSQNCKLTDKSLEVISGLTALVSLNISNSCITDEGLQYLKPLKNLQSLTLESSMVTASEIRKLQTTSLLNLISFRP; from the exons ATGATGGGGAGTATATGCTCCAGAAAGAGAGACCAGCCGGTGGTTGAAGAACAAGTTGGCAGAGCTGTAGTGTCTGGGAGATATTGCAGAACTAGCAGCTCCAAATGGCTTGGAGCTTCGTCTTTTCGCCGCCACGCTGTAGAACAGCTTCCAGGAGCGGCGGGCAAAGGCATTTGCCCGCCGCTCCTGGAATTATGCATTTCCAAAATGTGCAGG GACATTGAGAAACATAATTCGCTGTCGACGCTGCCGAGGGATGTGAGCCAGCAGATATTTCACGAATTGGTGTGTTCGCAGTCTCTCAGTGAGGGGTCTCTCAAGGCGTTTAGAGATTGCGCACTCGAG GATGTTGGTTTGGGGGATTACCCTTGTGTGGAAGATAGTTGGATGGATGTCATCTGTTCACAAGGCGCGTCTCTGTTATCTGTTGATCTTTCTGGCTCCGAGGTGACGGACGCTGGATTGGATCTTCTAAAAGACTGCTTGAACCTGCAGTCATTAATTTATGATTACTGTGACCGTGTTTCAGAACATGGACTTAAGCACATCAGCG GTCTTTCAAATTTGAAGTGCTTGAGTTTTAAAAGGAGCAGTGCAATTACTGCTGAAGGGATGTGTACTTTCTCCAGCCTTTTTAACTTAGAAAAGTTGGACTTGGAGAGGTGTCCAGAGATTCATGGTGGCTTTGTTCATCTACAAG GATTGACAAAGTTAAAGTCCCTTAATGTTAGATGTTGTAATTGCATCACGGACTCCGACTTAAAGGCCATCTCAG GGCTGACAAACCTGAATGAATTGCAGTTGTCCAACTGTAACATTACTGATTCAGGAATCTCTTATTTGAAAG GCTTGCACAAGCTTAATATCTTGAACTTAGAGGGATGCAATGTTACTTCTGCATGTTTGGAATCTATTTCAG CACTTGTTGCACTGGCTTACTTGAATCTCAACAGATGCAAATTATCAGATGAGGGATGTGATAAATTTTCTG GCCTTACGAACTTGAAGTTTTTGAGCTTGGGATTCAACAATATTACAGATGCAAGTTTAGTGCATCTAAAAG GTTTGACAAATTTGGAGAGCTTGAACCTGGATTCTTGTAAGATAGGTGACGAGGGGCTATCGTACTTGTCAG GGTTTGAACTCTTaaagaatttggagttgtCTGATACTGAAGTTGGACGCAATGGGATCAGTCATCTCTCAG GGTTAAAGAATCTGGAAAAATTAAACTTGTCATTCACCCTGGTAACTGACAGTAGTCTGAAAAAGTTAAATGGACTGACATCTCTCAAATCACTTAATTTGGATGCTCGTCAAATTACTGATGATGGACTTGCAGCTATTACAG GTCTTACAAATTTGACGCATCTGGATCTCTTTGGTGCTCAGATTTCAGACTCTGGAGCAAACGTTCTAAAAC ACTTCAAGAACCTTCAATCTCTTGAAATATGTGGTGGATTATTGACTGATACTGGTGTGAAGAATCTCAAAGATCTCGACTGTCTTACATGGCTGAATTTGTCGCAAAACTGCAAGTTAACAGATAAATCCTTGGAAGTGATTTCTG GATTGACTGCACTGGTGTCATTAAACATTTCAAATTCATGCATCACGGATGAAGGATTGCAGTATTTAAAGCCTTTGAAGAATCTACAATCCTTAACCTTGGAGTCTAGTATGGTGACTGCATCTGAAATTAGGAAGCTACAGACTACTTCCCTCCTTAATCTGATAAGCTTTCGACCCTAA
- the LOC126797974 gene encoding protein OS-9 homolog, with the protein MKIALVLTLLGFALCHLVSAEINPAHLGGSTFSRSSREPKYKIEFHSEESPFLPEDDQESVVMPNKNGQNFICYMPKVEEAKSGKPILQQNTSTMIVESEKPIKMKTPDELLEVLKDQCFIRQEGWWSYEFCYQKRLRQIHVEDEKVVQEFVLGVYDAEATAAFNQNLSDISLLKDPRSKDAYQRYHPHQYTNGTTCDLTNQPRETEVRFVCSEPRAMISSIAEIATCKYAVTIQCPTLCKHPLFQAERPVWQTINCKVLPKDYRETKVEAEESEIRQIVMVTDSESNDSAE; encoded by the exons ATGAAGATAGCACTGGTTCTCACTCTACTTGGGTTCGCTCTCTGCCACCTGGTCTCCGCCGAGATCAACCCAGCTCACTTAG GTGGCAGCACTTTTAGTCGTAGTTCTCGTGAGCCAAAGTACAAGATTGAATTCCATTCTGAAGAGTCACCATTTCTTCCT GAAGATGATCAGGAGTCTGTGGTTATGCCGAATAAGAATGGACAGAACTTTATATGTTACATGCCTAAGGTGGAGGAAGCTAAGAGTGGGAAGCCAATTCTCCAGCAGAATACTAGCACCATGATTGTAGAATCTGAGAAGCCCATTAAGATGAAGACTCCGGATGAGCTGCTTGAAGTACTCAAGGACCAATGCTTTATTAGA CAAGAGGGTTGGTGGTCATATGAGTTTTGCTATCAGAAGAGACTACGACAAATTCATGTGGAAGATGAGAAG GTGGTTCAAGAATTTGTTTTGGGTGTATATGATGCCGAGGCCACTGCTGCATTCAACCAGAATCTCTCTGATATATCTTTGCTTAAAGATCCACGCTCAAAAGATGCATACCAGAg GTATCATCCTCATCAATATACGAATGGAACCACTTGCGATCTTACAAACCAGCCTCGAGAGACTGAG GTGAGATTTGTATGCTCAGAACCGAGGGCTATGATTAGTTCAATTGCAGAGATAGCCACTTGCAAGTATGCAGTTACAATTCAATGCCCCACGCTTTGCAAGCATCC ATTATTCCAAGCAGAGAGACCGGTATGGCAGACCATAAATTGTAAAGTTCTTCCCAAGGATTACAGGGAAACCAAAGTTGAGGCTGAAGAATCTGAAATTAGGCAGATAGTTATGGTCACAGACAGTGAATCCAATGATTCGGCGGAGTGA